Proteins encoded by one window of Blautia faecicola:
- a CDS encoding endonuclease toxin domain-containing protein, with the protein MGKPPLERGDIIDKAMGNNLGHNFPTIDKVENGVVTSVKSRDLGAKTYQNGNKLEKVIVKDINKVSGFIGETFNGKFVNAEEIVGRQLQVVVPNVTLSEAQINAVNNATKHGIDKGVKLIITVGK; encoded by the coding sequence TTGGGAAAACCACCATTAGAGCGAGGAGATATTATTGACAAAGCTATGGGAAATAACTTGGGACACAATTTCCCGACCATAGATAAAGTAGAAAATGGTGTTGTGACTAGTGTTAAAAGCCGAGACTTAGGTGCAAAGACTTATCAAAATGGTAATAAATTGGAAAAGGTAATTGTCAAGGACATTAATAAAGTTTCAGGATTTATAGGAGAAACATTTAATGGTAAATTTGTTAATGCGGAAGAAATAGTGGGTAGACAATTACAAGTAGTTGTTCCAAATGTAACATTAAGCGAAGCTCAGATAAATGCAGTTAATAATGCTACAAAACATGGTATTGATAAAGGTGTTAAACTCATTATTACAGTAGGAAAATAA